Part of the Mauremys mutica isolate MM-2020 ecotype Southern chromosome 1, ASM2049712v1, whole genome shotgun sequence genome is shown below.
TCGCTTACCAATAGGGGTAACATTTCTTTCCATCAATTGATTATCTGGagctggaaaaaagaaaaaccaaactAAAAAATTattcatttatatttaaaaaggaaaaaaactccATGTACTATTGGATAGTTAAAAACCTTGTGCAGACTAAGTAGTCACCATTATTCAGTCATTTGTTATGGTATCAcataggagggggaaaaaagacttTTATTGCATATTCTAGTCTCTGCATCCAATGAGTTACAGGGTAAGTCGGACCTCATTCAGCTCTTTGTACAACAGCTTTTCTCTTTGCATCCCAGCACTCAAGGACAAATCACAGGTGCAAAGGTAGTTAATTTTGTCTTTGCTCTGAAAGGTTATAGAGCCTGCTCCTGAGCCTATTAAAATTACTGAaagtctttcctttgacttccTTGGGCTTTGGAATGAACTCGTATGGGTTAAGCTATTGATGTATGGGGTAATGGACTGGAGTCTCCCAGGCTTTCTGTTAGTGTAGGTATAGGGAAAGGATGCACCCAGCAGAATATGTAAACATAAATGACCAAATGCTTAAAAACATGTGAGGCACTCGCCCTAAGATGTGTTTCATTTAAAGAGGGGAATGTCAGAGGGGTTTGACTTCTCAGGTCTTGGATCTTCTGCTGATATTCGAGTCTTGAGGCTTCCTAAAGATTCTCATTCCTCCCCTTCACCCATCTCCTTATTCTCCTTAAATGAGGAAGTGGAGAGGTGAAAATCAGTGGAACtttaccattttttaaattatcatgCCTAGTGTCAGCAACATGAGTGAGTCTCCACCAGACTCAGTGGAGGATCCCCCACCTGAACTCCCTCCCCTTGAAATCAACTTCTAAAGGTCTTACGTGAGACGTTGAGTTTAACTTCACGTGTGCCCTTAGTTCTGCTCACTTTGTTTCTAAAGATGCAGGTATACACATCTTCATCAGCAGGCTCAACTCCAGAGAGCATTAGAGAAAAGTTACCATGCTCCAGCTGATCCAAAAAGAGCCTGGTTCTGTTGTGGTATCTTCTGGACTGCATTGCAAATGAGTCATTCCCATTGTAAAACATATGCACTACCACTGACGTACTTATCTGCCAGTATATATAATAATTGGAAATGTTCAGCTTTTCAGAAGTCTTAATGGCACAGGGCAAAATAACAGTGTCTCCGCTGACTGCGTGGCACAAAGTTGTGTGGGGAAcagctgtaaaataaaaaaatgctgaGTGTGAAAAGATAAATTTATATTGTTAATAAATTGTACTGAGcacccgcaactcccattggtcaGCACCTCTCAGAATTTGGCTCTAAATTTGTCAATAACTGTAATGGAGAGACAAATGTACCAACACCTATACACATCTTGAAGACAGCAGCTATTAATAGCCGCCAGCATTGGTGGCTCTCCTgtaaatctattaatctatggcACTTATATGGTCCACATTACCAACAGTATCTGAAAGCctcaatctttaatgcatttatcctcacaacacccctgtgagttaGGAAAATGTTATA
Proteins encoded:
- the LOC123365090 gene encoding CD276 antigen homolog — translated: MNREYVFWILSYSLLCFFPGAVPHTTLCHAVSGDTVILPCAIKTSEKLNISNYYIYWQISTSVVVHMFYNGNDSFAMQSRRYHNRTRLFLDQLEHGNFSLMLSGVEPADEDVYTCIFRNKVSRTKGTREVKLNVSPPDNQLMERNVTPIGQIQDLPNCPGDANALDILVLCSHFLMVLVVWIL